The segment CTGCAGGGAGACGAAGGAGATCCCTTCACTAAGTTTGTCAAGATGCTTCCTCCCAATGACTGTCGCTACGCTCTCTATGATGCCACATATGAGACTAAAGAAACCAAGAAAGAGGACCTGGTTTTCATTTTCTGGTGAGTCTTTGAGAGTCCGTGAGTGTACTTCATATAAACCAGGGTTTCCTGGTCCTGGAGATCTGccttcctgcagagttcagttCCAGACCTGTCTGTAACTATCAAGTGCTCTTGAAGGTCTtcattagctggttcaggtgtgtttgattcagGTTTTATGCCGGAAGATAGATCTCCAGTAACAGGATTGGACGCCACTAATATAGACTTGTTTGAAACGGATGATCTGATCTCTTGTTGTGTTGTCCAGGGCCCCAGAGAGCGCCCCTCTTAAAAGCAAGATGATCTACGCCAGTTCTAAGGATGCCATCAAGAAGAAGTTCACAGGTAATGCTGTctatcaaaaaagaaaacaaaatggagATGTACATttatcaattaaataaatacagtgcatttcacttataattgaattgaattaaatggAGTATAATTTAATccattatattaaatttaaaacttttttttttaacaaaatgttgcatgcataatttataaattaagttaattatatttaaatataaattagacATTTAATTGTTGATTGCTATAATTTAActgatattattttttttttaaaaaatgtaaatgtgagaTCTGTAGCATTTCTGTTCTGTCTTGTTTCACAGGTATCAAGCATGAGTGGCAAGTGAACGGTCTGGAAGATATCAAGGACCGAAAGACCCTTGCTGAGAAGCTTGGAGGTTCATCAGTGATAACTCTTGAGGGACAACCTCTCGATTGAGGCTGACACATTTCAGGGGTTAGCCGTTCATTCCAACATGGGTGGGGCAGGTGGGCCAGCACAACTGTTTGTGGGGCCACGGGGTGGGTTAATGTGGGTGGGGAGGGTTGGGCAACAGTGACAGTTTCCAAATTCCACACATGAAAGATGTAGGCTGTCATTCCAGTTCACACATACAAtgaacaagaacaaaaacataaaagagaaaaaaaaagatcttaaaaaaacaaaaatgaaggaTGATGATTATAAAAACAAAGTAATATAACTGTAAATGTGTACTGGCAGGTTTTCGTTCTTTCTGGGTTCCATTGGATTGTTGAAAGGAAAGAGTGAGACAGCAGCTGTTGCAATTCAGCTATACAACATACTGTTTaagatttagatttttttttttttttttttgccaaacgTCTAGTTAAGTTTTTCTAAGTATGTGTGTTGAGACTAGGTATAGTACAAAATTTATTCCAAAATCACACACTGTTATTGGAACATTTTGGGAACAGTTTACTCTCCCCTTCCCCcccttttgttttattttgatgctcacacattgttttaataatttaatcattCCATCTGATTTAAATATTTCCAAATGTAATTCAAAACCATGGCACTGGTGTCAAGAAATTGTACACATTCCTTCTACCTGTAAAATCTGGGACCTAGTGGATGAGCGGTCTGTTTATGAATTGGATTGAATGGATTGATGGACACGTATGAGGTTTAGATGAGGAGCGATTATATTTGGGCAGCCTGTGTACAGAGCTTTGATTGATATTGGTCAGTGGATGTTTTGTATCGTCTCCTTATCTCTAATAAAAAAGCACTAAACAACTCCACTGTTATAACTGGTTTGTTTCTTCATGTTTGGAAAATCTGTGAGGAGGCTGgatttgttttcttgttttgcaCCCAAAGGTGAATCTAATTTCTCAATCCTCTTGAGCTGATCTCTTATATTGGTTCATAGATGTTTGcttacatttgtgtgttgataTTCTGCATTTGTTGCTGTTTTATCAGTGTTCAGCATGGTTTATGCACTGATATATGTGATGGTTGCAAAATTCATAAAGTTTCAAATGGATCCAAACAAAGACTCTGATTGCTTTATCATCCTCCCTATGGATTTGATGGGTGGCTTTTAATAATGTAGACCGCAAGATAATTAAAATGGCTGTTAATAGTGAAACTACTTTGATTGCAAATCCGTCTTGTACAAACAGTATTTGAAGATCATGGCATGTCAACTACATTAGATACAatcaataaaaatgcaattccATTAAAGCAATCAAATCCATTCCTTAGGCTAATGTGTTAAAGCTCTCTTTTTGAGAAATGGCAATTGATGTTTCCTAATGGCCAATATCTTCCTCCTGCCATTTTTGGCACTTAAAAGAATAGATACCTTGTAAATGTACAGATCCATGTAGTGTCAATACactgaaggggaaaaaaaaaactatatatctAGCATGTAGAGGGTAAATGGAGTAGTCAACCTGAGGATGAAGCTATTGCTAATAAGAAACAGCCTGAGGATGGGTATCAGTAATTGACAACATGCTAAGAAACGTGaattacaacatttatttcactAAAAATACCACAGGGATTTCTGTGAACAATTTGAAGTGACTTGTGTGTAGTGTGCTACACTACCGACTGTTCTTTAAAATAGGTTTCTGGACAATTTGTGCTATATTAAATCCCTGAGCTACTGCAATACTGTTGAATAATGCATTCACGTCAGTATAATCGTtcctgactgactgactgaccgAACCGTGAGGACTTACTGTTCAGCCATGTTGTGAAAGACTCAATGAATGAAAGATGTACACGTCAACCAGTGGAGGGCAGTAGAGATTCATTTCAAAACCCTACTGGAAAATGTACCTGTGCTGAACTACAATCGTTTCAGCACTCTgcacatttttgcatttatgaATTAATCAAGCTATTAGTACCTACTCGCATATTCTCTATGAAATATAAACTAACAATAATACAACAAAAAGTTACTGGAACTGCAATGGGTTGCCAGTGGTTTCTGGcacaactattttttttttacgtttttcTCTTCTTACCACCAGAGGgtatcagtgtcacattttaCATGCAGCCCCCAAAATTATAATTATCACTTTTTTCTATCATACTTGAAATATACAACACTGAATTGTATCTGCTAATATTACCACTTCTTAATTTGCAATGAAAAGACAGCAAAAACAAgagatattttagtttat is part of the Megalobrama amblycephala isolate DHTTF-2021 linkage group LG23, ASM1881202v1, whole genome shotgun sequence genome and harbors:
- the cfl1 gene encoding cofilin-1, encoding MASGVTVDENVLTIFNDMKVRKAQPNEEERKRRKKAVLFCLSEDKKHIIMEEGNEILQGDEGDPFTKFVKMLPPNDCRYALYDATYETKETKKEDLVFIFWAPESAPLKSKMIYASSKDAIKKKFTGIKHEWQVNGLEDIKDRKTLAEKLGGSSVITLEGQPLD